The genomic interval TGTCACCGCCAAGAACACCGAGCCAAGCACGATGAAGGCGAGAAAGCCGTGGCTAAGCAGAAATGTGAACGCAGGGATGGGTGAGAGCGCTTCGAGAATTCCCGGATCGTCGCCGATGTGCCAAAGGCCAAGGCCACCGATGGTCAAAAACCAGATTACCGTGATCGGCCCGAACCAAGCGCCGACGCGCCCAGTGCCGCGGCTCTGAACAACGAAGAGCCCAACCAAAACGGCAATGCTAATTGGCAGCACGAATGTGTCGATGCGGCCTTCGAGGCCGGGCACGACCTGCAAACCCTCGACCGCCGAAAGAACGGAGATCGCCGGCGTAATCAGCGCGTCACCGTAAAAAAGTGCCGCGCCGAGCAATCCGATGATGAACACGAACGCTGTGCGTTTACCCAGTGCGCGTTGCGCGAGCGCCATCAGTGCGAGCGTGCCGCCCTCGCCCTTGTTGTCGAGGCGCATCAGCGCGAACACGTATTTAATTGTGACGATCAGTACGAGCGCCCAGAAGATGAGCGAGACCGTGCCGATGACCTCGTGACGTTCGAGCCCGCCGGGGCCCAAGGCGACGTGCTTTAACGATTCGCGCAATGCGTAGATCGGGCTGGTGCCGATATCGCCGAACACGACGCCGACAGATCCCATCGCAAGCGTCCAGAAGCCGCCGTGCACAGCCGCGCGCGCACGGCCGCCGCCTTGGGCGCCGCCGGGAGAGCTTTGAGGTTGAGGCGCGTCGGCTGGAGCCTGCGCCATGCGGAATTCCCCTTTGGGCGAGCGTCGGCCCGAACCCGGGCCGGGCGTTTACGCCCTTTCACCTAGAGGGGCAAATGCTTGCGCCCAGGCGCCTTGTCGCTTCGTTACCTTAACGGCAGCCGCAGCCGCCGCCGCCATGCCCGCCGCCGTGACCGCGTCCGCCGCCGCGCGCGCTGGCCCGGGCTGAAGCAAATGCGAACGCCGAGGCGCTCGTGCTGCCGCCACGAATTATGACAGTCGTGCTGGAATACGAGCCGCCGCCAATGTCGGCGCCAACGCCACCAGCCGAGCCGGCAAAGAATGCGTTGGAAAGCGTCACTGTCTCGGGGCCGCTATATTCGATCGCCGGCGCCGGAGCTGGGGCGACGGGTTCAGGGCGCGGACGCGGACGTTGACGCGCCGGACGCGGGCGTTCGATGCCGTCGGCATACGCGACGCTGGGCGCGGCGAGCATTGGTGTGGCAACCAGCGCAAGTGCGGCAAAGAACGTTAGCGCACGCATTGAGACGTCTCCCGATTGAAGCGGGCGCAGTTTCGCGCGCGATGCGCCGCGTTGCAAAGCCGCTTCGCCAGCAGCGGGTGAAGTTCGCGTCAGTGCAGCGACGTTAATCAGAAATCGGAGGCGATGCCCTTGCGCTCCCAGTCGCCGTAGCGCGTCGGTTCCGGCCCTGCCGGGCCTCCGTGTTCTGGAGGCTGAGCGGCCGCATCCTTGCGCCGCGCTTCAGCTTCGGCGAGCGCACGCTGCGCTTCCGGCGTCAAAGCGCGCTTCGGCTCTTCCGCATCCGCCATATTGAACCTCGTCACGCGCTCGTTTCGACTGGCGAATAACAGCGCAGCGACCTGGTCTGCAATGGACCGCCGCACGCAGTCTGCATTAAAGGCCCGCAAAGGCGCCACGCGCGCTTCCTTCCGCATTGATTTTATGAACTATTCCGTCAGGCGCGGGGTGCGGACGCGCGTTTATGGTTGATGAAGCCTTAACTGCCGCGCTGCGAGCTTGGCTGAAGCTCGCGATGCGCCTTTTGTCCATCCTTCCCGCCGCGCTTTGCGTGGCGATCGGCGTCGCCGCCGATCCGCCGCGCGCGTGGGCGGATTCGCCCGTCGTGCTCGATGGCGTCGATGGCGATACGCGCAAAGCGATCCTCGATCTGCTGCCCGACCGCGACACACCAGAAAGCCTGTTCGACGCCGAGCGCATTGCTGAAGAAGCAGCTGCGCGTGCCTTGGTGTGGCTGCGCTCGGAGGGCTACTACGCCGCGACGGTGACGCCCGAAGCGGAGGAAAACCCGATCGCGGCGCGGTTGCTGATTTCGACCGGGCCGCGCTTTCTGTTTGAGCCGCCGCAGCTCGTTTACGACGGCGACACACCGACCACGACCGCCTCGCAAGCAGCGGCGCACGCGATCAACGCGGTACATGCGAACGCTCCGGCGCGCGCCGCGAACGTGCTGGAAGCGGAAGCAGGCGCCGTCGCTGCGCTGCAGAATGCAGGTTACGCCGACGCTGTCGCAGGGCCGCGGCGTGTCGTTGTCGATCACGCAACGTCGCGCGTCGCGCCAGAGTTTCACCTGAGCGCCGGCCAGATCGCACGGCTGGGGCGCGTCCGCGCTGAACCAGATACGGTGTTTCGACCGGGCTTCATCGCAGGCTTGCAGAACTGGGAGACTGGCGAAGCCTATTCGCCCGATCGCATCTCGCGCTTGCGCCGCGATTTGACGTCGACCGGCGCTGTATCTCTGGCGACAACGCGACTTGCGGAGCCCGGACCTGACGGACTACGCGACGTCGTCGTCGCGGTGGAACCCGCGCGGCGCAACGCTTATGAGCTGGGCCTCGGTTACTCCACGACCGAGGGGTTCGGCATTCAGGCGGAATGGACGCGTCGCAACTTCACTGGCCGCGCCGATTCTCTCAGCGTGGAAGCAACGCTGGCGGAAATGCAGCAGGGCCTAACCGTGGAGCTGCTGCGCCCGCACGCGGCGGGGCTCGGTCACTCCATCACGTACGGCGCCTCGGCGGATCACGAGGAGCTCGACGCTTACACGCGCCAGGGCGTCGCCCTCTTCGCTTCGGTGGATGCGTCCACCCGATTGCGTCTCGGGCAAAGCTACGGTGTCCGGCTTTCGGCGGATGAATATGACGATCTGCTCGGCAGCGTCACCGACGCCATCATTCTTTCTGGCTTCTATAATCTGCGCAACGACAGCACCGGCTACACGCTCGATCCACGCGACGGCTCGATCGTGGAAATGCGCGTCGAGCCGTCGGTGTCCACGGGCGACGAAACACTGGGCTTTGTGCGCGGGACGGCGGAAGGCCGCGTCTATGAATCGTTCGATGACGAGGATCGGCTCACGCTCGCCGCGCGCGTGCGCACCGGTTGGCTCGAACCGGTTGCGGGTAGCGCCGACGATGTGCCCCCAGATCGGCGCTTCTACGCCGGCGGCGGCGGTTCGGTGCGCGGATATGCGTACAACACGCTTTATCCGGCCGAGCGCGACACGCTAGGGCTCACGCCCGGCGGGCAAGGCTTGCT from Terricaulis silvestris carries:
- a CDS encoding DUF1674 domain-containing protein; the protein is MADAEEPKRALTPEAQRALAEAEARRKDAAAQPPEHGGPAGPEPTRYGDWERKGIASDF
- a CDS encoding autotransporter assembly complex protein TamA: MRLLSILPAALCVAIGVAADPPRAWADSPVVLDGVDGDTRKAILDLLPDRDTPESLFDAERIAEEAAARALVWLRSEGYYAATVTPEAEENPIAARLLISTGPRFLFEPPQLVYDGDTPTTTASQAAAHAINAVHANAPARAANVLEAEAGAVAALQNAGYADAVAGPRRVVVDHATSRVAPEFHLSAGQIARLGRVRAEPDTVFRPGFIAGLQNWETGEAYSPDRISRLRRDLTSTGAVSLATTRLAEPGPDGLRDVVVAVEPARRNAYELGLGYSTTEGFGIQAEWTRRNFTGRADSLSVEATLAEMQQGLTVELLRPHAAGLGHSITYGASADHEELDAYTRQGVALFASVDASTRLRLGQSYGVRLSADEYDDLLGSVTDAIILSGFYNLRNDSTGYTLDPRDGSIVEMRVEPSVSTGDETLGFVRGTAEGRVYESFDDEDRLTLAARVRTGWLEPVAGSADDVPPDRRFYAGGGGSVRGYAYNTLYPAERDTLGLTPGGQGLLEGSVEARWRFGDRWGAAAFVDGGTAFDDWSEAGDLSWGVGVGARYDLGFAPLRIDLAVPLDQDETDDDFALYISLGQAF